The genomic region CAGGAATGCCAGTTGGCTACAGTGCTGGTTATATGCCAGGGATGACTCCAACCGCAGATTATGTACCTGGCGCTGTCGCACCCGGAACTGTCACGCCTGCGGCAGATAGATCTCTGTATCGTAGAAAGCGGGCTGTAGGTGCATTTACCAGCCGCCACGATGCGGAAACCGCACTAAATCAATTGCGGGAATCTGGTTTTCCGATGGATAACGTGAACGTAGTATCCAAGAACGCAGACCGTATCGATAATATTGCTGGTGCAGATGTAAAGAAGAACGTTGGCAATAAAGCTGACGAGGGTGCAGCTGCCGGAGCGTTAACCGGTGGTGCTATTGGGGGAATTGGCGGTCTTTTAGTTGGTTTAGGCGCTTTAGCGATCCCTGGAATTGGTCCAGTTATGCTTGCGGGTGCAACAGCAACAACCATAGCTACCGCACTTTCAGGTGGTGCTATTGGTGCAGCAGCAGGAGGTCTTGCGGGTGCGTTGGTTGGTTTAGGCATTCCTGAAGAACGCGCCAAAGTTTACAACGATCGACTCTCCCGAGGAGATTATTTAATTTTCGTAGACGGTACAGAGGACGAAATTCGTCGAGCTGAGTCAGTTCTGCATCATCGTGGGATTCAAGAATGGGGGATCTACGATGCACCCGATGCCGATACTCCTCGCCGGAGTGAATATGCTGCCACAGACACCCGCGACACCGTTCGTGGAGGTGATGTCATCGACTCAGATACTCGTCGCACCACTTACGACACAGACGTAGTAGACGCTGATACTCGTCGTACCACTTACGAATCCGGTGTAGTCGATCCCAACGATCCCAAAGTCATCATCGTTGACAAACGCAACTCGACTTTATAAGCGTGGTTGACAGTTGACGGTTGGCTGTAAGGCGTTAACTGTTAACACTTACTCAATAAAATTGTTTGAACTACTTTCCATTGAGAGATCGAGAAATGAAAAGATTGTTTCCGTTATTACTAGGTGGCTTTATTGCCCTTGGTGCATTTGGGTGTGAAGCGGGTGTAGAGAAAACCAGTACCGAAGCTCCTAATTCAGCCAACCAAACTGGCGAAGTAGCAGACACCGAAACTGCTAAGCAGAATCAAGAGGATGCCACTGATGAAATTCGCAGAAAGCAGTTAGATGCTGATATTAGAGCTAGAGAGCAGCGCAACAACATTACTGGTGGAGATGCTCAAAGAGCTGACGCAGATTTAGAAAGCGAAGTTCGCAGCAAGTTGGAGGCAAATTTACCCGCAAGTCAATTAGCAGTTGAAGCTGAAGACGGAGCCGTGAAAGTTTCAGGTACAGTACCGACTCAAGAGCAACTCGATCGCATTGAGCCATTGGCGAGGGAGATTAAAGGGGTACAGCAAGTGAGCGTTAATGCCCAAGTTGCCCCAGCACAGCAAAAACCAGAAAGCTAATAACTTCAATACACCACTATGCGATCGCCTCTTTACTATCTTGAGTAAAGAGGCGATCGCTTTATGGACATGGATTTAGACGATTAGATGATCTTGGCAGCCCGCAGACCGAATAATAAACCCACAGCCAGGGCGAAGAATATACCTAAAAAGCCGATGTAAGCAATAACTCCCAACATTTCTGTAATTTTCCCAAAAATAACTAAAACTATTGAAACATTTATTGAGATAGAATACAGCCTACAGAAGTGAGTGGCTAGTGGCTGGTGGCTAGATATGAGTTTTATTCTAGTCACTACTCACCAGTCACCAGCCACTGATAATTGATAACTGATATGCATGTAATTGACGTAAATATACCTCAGCAGGCTTATAAAATCGCGATCGCAGCGCCAGGATTGGATCGTCTAGGTGAGTGGATGGGCGAACTCAACTTGGGGAAAAAGGTTTTGCTGGTTTCTAACCCAGCGATTTTTAAACAATATGGAGAAAGGGCGATCGCTTCTTTGCAAGCGGCTGGTTTTGATGCCACTAGCTGTATCCTCCCAGCTGGAGAACAATATAAAACCCTTACCTCAGTTCAAAAGATTTATAACGCAGCCCTAGAAAAGCGCTTAGAACGGTCTTCAACCTTGGTAGCTTTAGGTGGTGGTGTGATTGGCGATATGACGGGTTTTGCCGCTGCTACGTGGCTGCGAGGAGTTAATTTCGTTCAAGTTCCTACTTCTCTGCTAGCAATGGTAGATGCAGCCATTGGCGGGAAAACTGGCGTGAATCACCCCCAAGGCAAAAATTTGATTGGGGCATTTCATCAACCAAGATTGGTTCTCATCGATCCGCAAGTCCTGCAAACTCTTCCCGCGAGAGAGTTTCGCGCGGGAATGGCAGAGGTAATCAAATATGGTGTGATTTGGGATGCAGAGCTATTTGCCCAGATGGAACAGAGTAAGCGCCTAGATCAAATGCGCTACTTGGGTGCAGATTTACTCCAAAATATTCTCAACCGTTCTTGTCAAGCAAAAGCTGATGTGGTGAGCAAGGATGAAAAAGAAGCAGGACTGCGGGCAATTCTTAATTACGGTCATACTATCGGTCATGCTGTAGAAAGTTTGACTGGTTATCGTGTCGTCAATCACGGCGAAGCCGTAGCGATAGGAATGGTAGCCGCCGCTCAAATTGCTGTAGCACTAGGAATGCTTTCCTCAGAAGATGCTAGCCGTCAAGATGCATTGATTCAGAAGGCTGGTTTGCCTACACAGTTGCCAACAGGGATAGATATTGAAGCAATTATAGATGCTTTGCAAACTGACAAAAAAGTCAAAGACGGAAGAGTAAGGTTTATTTTACCGACTCAAATTGGTGCGGTTGAGATTAGCGATAAAGTATCGGCAGATACAGTGCGTCAAGTATTGCAAAAAATGGTAACAGATACTGGGGAAGTCACAAGTTAAAAGATAGAAGTCAAAACATTTGGAATTTGCCACTGCACTTGTATTCTTGAGTTTTTTCTAATACAGGAATATCATTTGACATTAATGCGGGCAAATGTTTCAAATCGAAAAAGTCTAATGCCAATGATTCTCCATCCAAGCAAGCTAATTTTCCTTTCCAGTCGGTAGCGTGCAGAATCAAAATAAAGTTTTGAACGCGATCGCCATTTGGATAAGTTACGGTTTCTATTTTAGGATTAGAACTGAATCCCACTGCTTCAAAGCGTTTAACACATAAAAATGTATTGGTTGGGTTCTAGGAAGTACCAAAATTGCTAGCGGAATGCTGCTTAAATATTTTTGAAACTACCACAAAATCAACAATAAAGCGATCGCCTTCACCTGCAAAGTTATTGAGGTTGTTGTCGTTTTAACTTTTAACTTTTGACTTTTGAATTACTTACCGTTTTGCTACCTTTAAATACGCTGTCGGATCTTCTGCTACCCATCCCAAATCGGAAGCGTAGCGAATTTCAAAATGTAGGTGAGGTTGGGTAGATGTAGGACTACCTGTAGTCCCTACCGCCCCTATTACCTGCCCCGATTTTACAGTTTGACCAGCTTTAACTTTTAGATCTCTCAGTTGAGCGTAACGGCTTTGTTTACCCTCTTGGTGGTTAATGACGACTAAATTGCCATAAGCCCCTTGTTCGCCAGCAAACGCTACTGTTCCCGTGCCTACTGCTCTCACAGGGGTTCCAATGGCGGCTTCTAAGTCTAAACCACTGTGAAAGAAAACTTTTCCCGTACTAGCATTCAACTGCCAGCCATAAGCCAAAGCTACTGTCGCTGCTTTTGGCAAAGGATACTCTGTTAGAATCCCTTTGGCAGTATTAGTAGGCGGTTGGGGCGACCAATTCACCCCAGGAACGAAAACCTCTTTGGCAACTGGTTGACAGCCGTTGGCTTCAAACAAGACATCAGAACGAACTTGATACCTTTCGGCTAGCTGCTGCCATGTTTCTCCTGGCGTGGCATTGACTTTGATGCCGTTATAGGGAGGAATGACTATCTTACTGCCAACTGGCAACTTTCCATTTGGTAGATTACGACTTTGCAAAATGGGATTCATTCCGATCAAAGTAGCTGGAATAAGATTGTATTGTCGAGCTATGCTGTCTAAAGTATCGCCTGGTTTGACTGAATGGCGAATTAGGCGAGATAAAGCAGCTGGGGGACAAGTTGTCGTCTGACTAGTGCCGTTCGGATTGGCTTGAGCCATTATTGGAATAACACATTCTAAAAGTGTTGCTAGTAGGAGTAGCCTCCAGCACGAAATCTTAAGGTGGAAGGCGTGTAAGGCTATTGCTCGATCGCACTTAGTAATTAGCATCTACGTTTCTGGCTATAGGCGCAAAATTTATGGGTTTGTCGTTAAAAACGCTGGCTTTCTCTTCTACTTTACTTGTCTTGGGTGGTGGTGCTGGTTTTTGGGGCAGTCGCTATGTCGATTTTCACTTCTCTCCCCAACCGAAAACGATTTCTGTTGCCGTACCACCAACTGCTTCAGGAGGACAAACACCGTCAGTGGGAGGGTTAGCAGTAGCAGGCGATCGCAATTTTATCGCTACTGCCGTCCAGCAAGTGGGACCAGCTGTCGTGAGAATTAATGCAACCCGTAAAGTTGCCAATCAATTACCCGAAGCCTTCAACAATCCTCTATTCCGCCGCTTTTTTGGCGGACAACAACC from Chroococcidiopsis sp. SAG 2025 harbors:
- a CDS encoding BON domain-containing protein codes for the protein MKRLFPLLLGGFIALGAFGCEAGVEKTSTEAPNSANQTGEVADTETAKQNQEDATDEIRRKQLDADIRAREQRNNITGGDAQRADADLESEVRSKLEANLPASQLAVEAEDGAVKVSGTVPTQEQLDRIEPLAREIKGVQQVSVNAQVAPAQQKPES
- the aroB gene encoding 3-dehydroquinate synthase gives rise to the protein MHVIDVNIPQQAYKIAIAAPGLDRLGEWMGELNLGKKVLLVSNPAIFKQYGERAIASLQAAGFDATSCILPAGEQYKTLTSVQKIYNAALEKRLERSSTLVALGGGVIGDMTGFAAATWLRGVNFVQVPTSLLAMVDAAIGGKTGVNHPQGKNLIGAFHQPRLVLIDPQVLQTLPAREFRAGMAEVIKYGVIWDAELFAQMEQSKRLDQMRYLGADLLQNILNRSCQAKADVVSKDEKEAGLRAILNYGHTIGHAVESLTGYRVVNHGEAVAIGMVAAAQIAVALGMLSSEDASRQDALIQKAGLPTQLPTGIDIEAIIDALQTDKKVKDGRVRFILPTQIGAVEISDKVSADTVRQVLQKMVTDTGEVTS
- the petL gene encoding cytochrome b6-f complex subunit PetL, with the protein product MLGVIAYIGFLGIFFALAVGLLFGLRAAKII
- a CDS encoding general stress protein, producing MAVGQHKRSVGVFANRHDAETAIAELKSAGFPMHKVTIIAQDADRKADVAGVNVQDKNQAGNKADEGATAGALTGGTLGGITGLLVGLGALAIPGVGPIMVAGELATVLTTTVAGGAIGAAAGGLVGALIGLGIPEERARVYSDRVDRGDYLVIVKGSDEEIARAEAILNHRGIEEYGVYDARDVDTTPSATPMGSSYTGTTADYTPAATGMPVGYSAGYMPGMTPTADYVPGAVAPGTVTPAADRSLYRRKRAVGAFTSRHDAETALNQLRESGFPMDNVNVVSKNADRIDNIAGADVKKNVGNKADEGAAAGALTGGAIGGIGGLLVGLGALAIPGIGPVMLAGATATTIATALSGGAIGAAAGGLAGALVGLGIPEERAKVYNDRLSRGDYLIFVDGTEDEIRRAESVLHHRGIQEWGIYDAPDADTPRRSEYAATDTRDTVRGGDVIDSDTRRTTYDTDVVDADTRRTTYESGVVDPNDPKVIIVDKRNSTL
- a CDS encoding M23 family metallopeptidase codes for the protein MAQANPNGTSQTTTCPPAALSRLIRHSVKPGDTLDSIARQYNLIPATLIGMNPILQSRNLPNGKLPVGSKIVIPPYNGIKVNATPGETWQQLAERYQVRSDVLFEANGCQPVAKEVFVPGVNWSPQPPTNTAKGILTEYPLPKAATVALAYGWQLNASTGKVFFHSGLDLEAAIGTPVRAVGTGTVAFAGEQGAYGNLVVINHQEGKQSRYAQLRDLKVKAGQTVKSGQVIGAVGTTGSPTSTQPHLHFEIRYASDLGWVAEDPTAYLKVAKR